The window TTctgtgagaaatgtgtgtgtttttcctgtgaGAAGACAGCAGGCAGTTGAACCTGCCTCCTTTTGTACATAACttgctgtgattgtgtgtccAATAAAGTGCAGCTCTCTTGTACAGTGGTGGCGTCTGAGCCTGTTTTATATGGATCGCATgctgtgattgattgattgattctgCATGGGTCCGgtcaagacaaaacaaaaaagacagtggttaaaatggtttattttatattgtaacAGTGTTATATTGCAGTTTCAAAGGATGAAAGGATTTTagtaaaaacagaataaaaaaatgcattaaagtccaacaaagacaacaaaagcAATGTTGGAACTGAGGTTTCTTTTAACAAGCTTCTGAAATGAGGGGACCCACTGTTCTAGGACGTGACATGTTGTGACAACGTGACATGCAGCTCAATCATTTCTAAATATTTAAAACTACACTCAAAACCTACATGAGGATGGCTTTTACATTTTGGATTTAATAttattttggttttttttttatattttgacaTATACATATTCTtgtaatgtatatatgtattgtatttatttcattttaatgttacTGTTCTTTTAAAGATCAAAATCCAGGAATTCTTTTCATTTTACTATCTTAAACTCTTAAACTTAAAGTTTGATTGATTGTTCTAACATGCAATCAAATTTCTATTGATTCTATTGAAACGCACCCTAGTGCTTCTGAATTCTCCAAATCTTTTCATATTAAgtaaatgtttgtttctttattgtTGAGATACGCTACTTGTAAATAGTGGAACTACTTTCCCACACATGTCTTTCACAGAGTGATGAAACCCTCCCATCATTCTGACACAAGCGTGCAACTTTTTGATTTTACTCAACCTTTTTGCCTtttcacacacacgctgtcaTCAGAACATATTTTTATAATTCCTCAGTGTCCACATTTGCTGTGTTGTCTTTGTTCTGTTAAATACACAACTGCATTTTTACATTGTGTCCCATTTTGTACAAATGTCTAGCATACAGAGGCACCTTAGGTATATGTTTGTTAAGATTTGGAATCAAATTCTTGTTTATTGTTAAAAATATTTCAACTGAATTCTATTTACACAACAAATTCACactaaaacaatgaaaaaacatatattgtatatacagctcctgataaagcttgttctttctgcttttgtgtgtgtgtatgtgtgtgtaacatttgTAAAACAAAACCCTGAAGCAGAAGTGGCTTAAGTGTCCTGGCGCTGTGCTGGCCGGCGACCATCTGTGCGCCTGTATGGTGAGTTCCTCAAATCTGTGGAGAAGCAGGGCAAGAGCGAGCGTGCTGacgtgaagttaaaatttcacaCGCATTTAAACATCAAACGTGCAGCACAGGAGCTTTGAGCGCATCCTGCAGGAAGCATCGTTACCTGTGATGATGTCCTCCAGGGCGCCGTCCTTGCCCTCGCGTACAGGCGACTTCACCTGCCGCTTCTTCAGCTCCGCTATCAGGTCCATCTGTGGCATCTTAGGCATCATAGGCCCCTAAAGGAAGGTCCACAAATAAGAGCTCACGGTTCTGTTTGATTTTACTTATGTGCTGTGAATGATCAGAAGTTACCTTCTGTGCTCCTGCCTTGTTTGGAGAAGGCGACTCTTTCACCTCATGGCTTTCAGCctccattttcttcttctgctcaaTCTcttgctgtgctgtctgtgtttaattaaaatgatCATACAAAGTAATGAGTGTgatagaaataaaaacataagaaaatctgccacacacacactcaccttatAGGCCCTTACGAAGCGGTTGAACAGGGGGAAAAACATGGAGGGCTGCGTGGTTTTTGGGTTCTCTCCAAAATACTCCACCACAGAGCTGTATGCCtcctgaatggaaaaaaaaacaacatgttgaAGACGGATGTTTCTCAACATTGTGCGAGTGAgagagtctgtgtctgtgactctGACCAACCTGTGCCGTCTTGCTGTCTTTGATCAGAGAGTCCAGGTGCTCgctgtttgttttgatgaacTTCTTCAGCACGGGGCTGTCGTCCTGCACCAGGAACTCCTTCTTGGCCATCTCCATCCCTCGCTCCAGGGAGCGGATTTCTTGAAGGATGCTGTCCAGGGACACTAGCAAAGAGATGGAAAGAAGTGTAAACACGGTCCCTAATgtaacccgtgtgtgtgtgtgtgtgtgtgtgtgtgtgtttaccaagAGCTGCCTTGTCCACAAAGTGCAGCTCACTGTGGAAGTTGGTCAGGTCGGGGTATTTGTCATAGATGATGTTGGTGATGAAGTGAAGCAGTGTCTGTGAGCGGTCTGTGGATTTGGTCTCCAACAGCTGAAAGAGGCCATCAACGCTCGATTAAAGGTGTCTTAAGGAGAAAAATCTatctaacaaaaaaaactacttaCAAGATCCAGACTCTGCAGTTTGAATCCGTACGCTGCGCCTCTCTTACTGCTGTTCATGTAGTTACCAAAGGCGAGGATGATCTAAAAGCAGCCAGGTCAATGTGTAAAATCTGGCATTTAGAAGCTGCATCACTtaagtgtgtgtcctgtctcacTTACTTCTAAGATCTTTTTCAGTTTGGTTGAAGACTTGATGGACATGGATGCAGCGATGATGGAGTTGAGTTGCTGTGGATGATGTGAAACAAAATCAGTGCACATTATAAATGTCTTTCAGCTTCAAGTGTAATGTTTCTGACGGACTGACCGGCTGCAGGCGTTTGACGGTCTCAGGGAAGTTGCCCATGAAAGTGAGAGTGTTTATCCGCTGGGTCAGACGTGGGATCTTCCCAAAGCGTAAAATGAACCTGTCCTCGTCCGTCAGATCCTCCAGCGGACGCCCGTCTTTTTCATAGTTCACCAGCAGCTTCATCTCGAAGTCTGATGGGATGAAGTGTTCAAGCAGTTCCAGGAAGTCTATGGCCAGAGCCTGCTGGTCATACCTGTGCACACAAGGGTCAGGGTTAGTGCATTTATGGGGAGGACGGCTTAGACGGATGCAACAGACAGAAGCACCTACGTCTCTATGGCGGTGCAGATATCCGCTGGGCTCATTCCGCCCTTGCGCAGAGTGATTGCCAGGTTCTTGGCCTTGTTGGCGTCAATCAGGGACGTCTTGCTGGGAGCTTTCTGTGCTGCCTTCATCTTGATCTTGGACAGGTTAGCGGAGTTACCCTGGGCCCTGGTCTTGAACTGTTCCTCAAACATCTCCATGTTCAACTCCTGATGCAGAGAGAAGAGGGTTAAAATGTATTCGAAGGGATCAGGGTCAGGGTTTGGTGTCTATGGAGTTCTTACCCCTAAGATCTGCTCATCATCCAGCTCGGTGAAGACCGTGCCTGTCACCTGGTTTGGTTTTAAAGCTTGCCAGTTTAACAATGGCATTTTGTACTTGGTCTGGATTGGCTTCTTGCTCTTAACCCCTgaggaagcagaaaaacatcacCAGTGGTCGCATGCTGCAGGGTAACGGTAGTTTTCAGTACTTTTCAGATCCTTACCAGGTGCGGTGGGCGGAGCtccaggaggaggtggtggtccACCaccaggtggtggaggtggtggtggtggtccagcgccaggtggaggaggaggaggtggtggtccagtgccgggtggaggaggaggaggaggaggtggtggtggtccagcgccgggtggaggaggtggaggtggtggtggtccagcaccaggtagaggaggaggagggggaggtggtggtggtccaGCACcgggtggagcaggaggaggaggaggaggaggtggtccaGCACCGGGTGGAGCAGGTgtgacagaggcagaggcaggggGGCTTGATGTGCTGGGTTGTGTGGGGGAGGCTGGGCTTTGGACATACTCCACCACAGTGACTGGCACAACCTGAATGTCCAGACCTCCTGAGGCGGTGCGTCCCAGTCGGACCAGCCCCTTGTCCTGCAGCTCCTGGATTTTCTGCTCCAGTTCTGAGGCTGTCTGAGAGGTGGAGGTGCTCAGGCGCTCCCggtccttctccctctctctgtccagctcccgctctctctccctctgctgcagAGTGCTGACCTGGGAACAGGACTCCCGCAGGCTCtcctgtaaaacacaaacaacatgaaTGATCTCCACAAACTGAGATTCTCTCAAACATGATCACACCTTCAGTGTCAGACTCACTTTGAGCAGCCCCGTCTCCTTGGTGGCCTGCATGAGCTGAGTCTCCAGCTCAGATATTCTCTCTGAGGTCTGGTTCTCTATCTCCTGGAGCCGGGcattcagctgcaacacaacacacaggtgagaTACCGTctctttgcacacacactctcacctgTGTCAGCCTTGGCTGCGGCTGACCTTTATGTTATGATCCTGCAGTTCATCCACGTGGTCCAGCACCCCTCCTCTGTTCTCAGCATCCTCCAGCAGGGCTCCGACATCCAACACATTGTCCAGGTAGGCCTGGATCTGAACCTGCAGCTTCTCGCTCTCAGTGAGCTTCAGAGTctaataaacacacagtgatgacaTATTATAGGAGTAAATCAAGATTCACGTGCATTTATTGTCAtgttttaagatttttttttacttaaatggAGATTGTAATGTATTAATACTTTCAAAGCAAATATATAATGGTTTGGGGGGTGAAAATCAGGACACAAATTTCAATAAATAGCAGAGACTGTACAGCTGGACTTTTACATTACTTTGTGTATTTTATACTTTGTGTGcaacttttgtgtgttttttctgtatttataaCTGTTTTTactagtaaataaaaaaaatcaatttaaaaattCACAATATTTCTTATATATTGATGGTAGTTGCAACATGATGTTATGTGAAGTCATGCTGGGAGTCTGACTGGAAAGGAGGCGGTACTTGTCATAGATTCTTGTTAGTTGATTGGATGGCTGTCACAACCATACAGATGTGCACAGTGCACATgttttgggcagcagtggctcagtggtatagcaggattgtccaataactggaaggttggtggtttgatcccaacttctccctaagtcattgttgtgtgtccttgggcaaggcactttacccgcactgcctccagtgcactcactggtgtggcgcgccttgctggtcattgtatgacactgcttggcagcagctttaaaacaatttccctctggtattattaaagtatctaaaataaaaaaaaatacctgccAGCAGGTCCTCAGGGTGCTGGTTTGAGTCATTTGATCTCATGTGCTTATATTATCCTTTTAACTCTGTTTTTGGTCTCTTCCAGTATCGGGGCTAATTGCTAACTATGCCTCTACAGCTCTATTAAATGAGGAAAGCTCTGTAATATATGGAATTATGTCACAACATTTACAGCatgtctcttctttttttttgcatactcACCCCTAGATACTTGTCTAATCCAAGGTGTGTGAACTCGTACTGCAGGTGGACACGAAAGTTCATGTTCTCCACTGAATGCACCACGATGTTTATGAACTGCATGCAGGCCACctgcagacacatacacacgcacacacacacacatgtcacatCCACAGTCTGCTCTGCATCCAGAGGTGCAGCTCATACATCTGCGGTCCTACCATGAAGTCAATGTTGTTGTCGTCGTTGATGAAGTACTCCATCAGCTTCTCAAAGCGGTTCCTTTCTCTGCTCACCTGAAGATGGGTAAAGATGTGTATTTTTAGTTGATGGGAGTGTAAATACAAAATGACCAAAGTgttgcacaaacatgcacatgacTGATATGACTTGATGTGCTAAAAGTATGACCACAGTGCGTGTGAGGGAGGGACTGTGTCACTCACAAGATGAGTAATGAAACAGAGGAAGTCTGGGACAACAGCCAAATGAGGCCAAAGTGGTGAAAAtattattggaaaaaaaaactcatttcaCCTCTTTAAAGTTGTCAAAAGCAGAGAGAATGATGTCGTGTCCTCCTCTGACgagacaaacagcagccagcaaCTCCAACACCAGAGCTTTGGTTCTataggtggtggaggaggaggaggaggaggagaggttagACATATGGATGCagacagataacacacacacacacactctgtctgcacacacacctgggaTTCCTGCTGTTGAGACTGAGGGTGATCTCGTTCACACAGCGCGGGTGAGTCATCACCAAGTTAAAGCCAGACTGGAAGCAGATGGAAGGTAAACAGCTGTTCCAATCAGAGCTGATGGGAGTGTGATCCTGTGACTGACAGGC of the Parambassis ranga chromosome 8, fParRan2.1, whole genome shotgun sequence genome contains:
- the fmnl1a gene encoding formin-like protein 1, coding for MGNAAAGGLEQEPSEGREARNSVGVAPTMSDPTPTLQKKQPPPPKLPMPPEEELEERFNVVLSYMNLPPDKLKLLSQYDNEKKWELVCDQERFQVKSPPSTYLNKIKSFYQDQGGVSRRLKKRIQDATQVLKDLEISLRTNHIGWAQEFLNEQNKGLDVLVEYLSHAQSDSSFDVETVENGGTLTDRGKSAERSMEDLTKSSSSSPSHGMTRAARALTIRISSTLGNKMHKKSHSSSQRDDIHVCIMCLRAIMNYQSGFNLVMTHPRCVNEITLSLNSRNPRTKALVLELLAAVCLVRGGHDIILSAFDNFKEVSRERNRFEKLMEYFINDDNNIDFMVACMQFINIVVHSVENMNFRVHLQYEFTHLGLDKYLGTLKLTESEKLQVQIQAYLDNVLDVGALLEDAENRGGVLDHVDELQDHNIKLNARLQEIENQTSERISELETQLMQATKETGLLKESLRESCSQVSTLQQRERERELDREREKDRERLSTSTSQTASELEQKIQELQDKGLVRLGRTASGGLDIQVVPVTVVEYVQSPASPTQPSTSSPPASASVTPAPPGAGPPPPPPPPAPPGAGPPPPPPPPPLPGAGPPPPPPPPPGAGPPPPPPPPPPPGTGPPPPPPPPGAGPPPPPPPPGGGPPPPPGAPPTAPGVKSKKPIQTKYKMPLLNWQALKPNQVTGTVFTELDDEQILGELNMEMFEEQFKTRAQGNSANLSKIKMKAAQKAPSKTSLIDANKAKNLAITLRKGGMSPADICTAIETYDQQALAIDFLELLEHFIPSDFEMKLLVNYEKDGRPLEDLTDEDRFILRFGKIPRLTQRINTLTFMGNFPETVKRLQPQLNSIIAASMSIKSSTKLKKILEIILAFGNYMNSSKRGAAYGFKLQSLDLLLETKSTDRSQTLLHFITNIIYDKYPDLTNFHSELHFVDKAALVSLDSILQEIRSLERGMEMAKKEFLVQDDSPVLKKFIKTNSEHLDSLIKDSKTAQEAYSSVVEYFGENPKTTQPSMFFPLFNRFVRAYKTAQQEIEQKKKMEAESHEVKESPSPNKAGAQKGPMMPKMPQMDLIAELKKRQVKSPVREGKDGALEDIITDLRNSPYRRTDGRRPAQRQDT